In Vicinamibacterales bacterium, a genomic segment contains:
- a CDS encoding LLM class flavin-dependent oxidoreductase produces the protein MSTSSTPSRPAIQFGLDTFGDVTLGPDGAPLPQAAVLRHVVEEAVLADRLGVDCFGVGEHHRPDFAISAPEVVLTAIAGKTSRMHLGSAVTVLSTDDPIRVFQRFSTLNALSNGRAEVILGRGSFTESFPLFGFDMHDYDVLFEEKLDLFAALLAGGPVTWSGHTRPPLTSQRVFPPIESGRLTAWVGVGGSPESVVRAARHALPLTLAIIGGPATRFVPYADLYRRALAELGHPPRPIAVHSPGHVAPSDAAAREALWPHYQGMMSRIGAERGWPPVTRAHFEREAGPDGALYVGSPETVARKIAATVRALGLTRFDLKYSHGQLPHEACLESIELYATAVIPRVRELLASVA, from the coding sequence GTGTCCACCTCGTCTACGCCGTCTCGTCCCGCGATCCAATTCGGCCTCGACACCTTCGGCGACGTCACGCTCGGCCCCGACGGTGCGCCGCTGCCGCAGGCCGCCGTCCTGCGGCACGTGGTCGAGGAAGCCGTCCTGGCGGACCGACTCGGCGTCGATTGCTTCGGCGTCGGCGAGCACCACCGGCCCGACTTCGCCATCTCGGCGCCGGAGGTGGTCCTGACCGCCATTGCGGGGAAGACCTCCCGCATGCACCTGGGATCGGCCGTCACCGTGCTCAGCACCGATGACCCCATCCGGGTGTTCCAGCGCTTCTCCACGCTGAACGCCCTGTCGAACGGGCGGGCCGAGGTCATCCTCGGGCGCGGGTCGTTCACCGAGTCGTTCCCGCTCTTCGGCTTCGACATGCACGACTACGACGTGCTGTTCGAGGAGAAGCTCGACCTGTTCGCGGCCCTGCTGGCCGGCGGCCCGGTGACGTGGTCGGGCCACACGCGGCCGCCGCTCACCAGCCAACGCGTGTTTCCCCCGATCGAGTCCGGGCGCCTCACGGCGTGGGTCGGGGTGGGAGGCAGTCCCGAGTCGGTGGTTCGGGCAGCCCGCCACGCCCTGCCGTTGACGCTCGCGATCATCGGCGGACCGGCGACGCGCTTCGTGCCGTACGCCGACCTCTACCGGCGCGCGCTCGCGGAACTGGGCCACCCGCCGCGCCCGATCGCCGTCCACTCCCCCGGCCACGTGGCGCCGAGCGACGCGGCCGCGCGGGAGGCGCTCTGGCCGCACTACCAGGGGATGATGTCGCGCATCGGCGCCGAGCGCGGCTGGCCCCCGGTGACGCGCGCGCACTTCGAGCGGGAAGCCGGGCCGGACGGGGCGCTCTACGTCGGCTCGCCCGAGACGGTCGCGCGGAAGATCGCGGCGACGGTGCGCGCGCTCGGGCTCACGCGGTTCGACCTGAAGTACAGCCACGGCCAGCTGCCGCACGAGGCGTGCCTGGAGAGCATCGAGCTCTACGCCACGGCGGTGATTCCTCGCGTGCGGGAACTGCTGGCATCCGTCGCCTAG